A section of the Dehalococcoidia bacterium genome encodes:
- a CDS encoding enoyl-CoA hydratase-related protein, whose translation MSDLVLTSREGPLAIVTINRPQALNALNEAALEAMAATFAELAADDGCRVIIVTGAGDRAFIAGADIAAMAAMTADDARRFMQLGQRVCNRIESAPQVVIGAINGYALGGGCEVALACDLRIAADRAKLGLPEVTLGIIPAWGGTQRLPRIVGIGLAKQLIYTGQQIDAAEAYRIGLVNQVVSAAELMPAARAAADAILRNGPLAVRAAKDVLETTQDADLPRGLMAELEAEVRLFATADRLEGMTAFLERRPPRYQGA comes from the coding sequence ATGAGCGACCTCGTTCTGACCAGCCGTGAAGGACCTCTCGCAATCGTGACGATTAACCGTCCTCAGGCGCTGAACGCCCTCAACGAAGCGGCGCTCGAGGCGATGGCAGCCACATTTGCCGAACTTGCCGCCGACGACGGCTGCCGCGTGATTATCGTGACGGGCGCGGGCGACCGCGCGTTTATTGCGGGCGCAGATATTGCGGCGATGGCCGCGATGACCGCCGATGACGCGCGGCGGTTCATGCAGCTGGGACAGCGCGTCTGCAACCGCATTGAGAGCGCACCGCAGGTGGTGATCGGCGCGATCAACGGCTATGCGCTCGGCGGCGGCTGCGAAGTGGCGCTGGCGTGCGACCTGCGGATTGCTGCCGACCGCGCCAAGCTCGGCCTGCCCGAAGTCACCCTCGGCATTATCCCGGCGTGGGGCGGCACGCAGCGCCTGCCCCGGATTGTGGGCATCGGCCTCGCCAAGCAGCTGATCTACACCGGCCAGCAGATTGACGCTGCCGAGGCCTACCGGATTGGGCTGGTCAACCAAGTTGTCTCGGCCGCCGAACTCATGCCGGCCGCCCGCGCTGCGGCCGACGCCATTCTCCGCAACGGCCCCCTCGCCGTCCGCGCGGCCAAGGACGTGCTCGAGACCACTCAGGACGCCGACCTCCCCCGGGGCCTGATGGCCGAACTGGAGGCCGAAGTGCGCCTCTTCGCCACCGCCGACCGCCTCGAGGGCATGACCGCCTTCCTCGAGCGCCGCCCGCCCCGCTATCAGGGCGCCTAG